From the genome of Magnolia sinica isolate HGM2019 chromosome 12, MsV1, whole genome shotgun sequence:
TTATGTTTGGATTATAAATATCGAAAAGTTAAATCCTAGGATTTATTTAAAATCATGTTTGAATTGATACATGGAATAAGCAAAACCCACCATCCACAAAAGACACTATTTGGAAATATCACAGACTTTCCTATTGTATTGACTTCAACAAGTTATGTTgaccacactgtgatgtatgtgttatattcacaccatccatccatttgcatgATCGTTTTatgccatgggccaaaaaataaagaagatccaaagcttACATGAACCACATTAGAAAGTAGTAGAGATAATTAAAACatgcctagggcccaccataacgtattTTTACCCatcaaacatgttcataagatcggATAGACttagatgaaaagaaaacacaaatatcagcttgatccaaaacttctatggcccccaagaaattttcaactgtaggcgTTCAATCGCCATTGCTTTATGTGGTCCATGTGATCTTTCGATCTGCATGagttttgggcttatgccctaaaatgatcttgaaaaatggatgaatggtcttGATATagtccatatatcatggtgggacccacagaacttgctgacatcaacatactcctaagttttttttttttgaaaggaaacTACTTGCATTGATATGGGAAAAATATATAAGTAAATCGGGTGGGCACCACAAAAAACCGAGGCTGCACCGATCAGGATCGTACAAAAATGAAAAGGGAGGGAAAGCAGGCCAAATGGGCTACCCCTCCGGAAACGGAAAAGAAATGCCTAATTAAATCCACTAATGGCATCGAAACCAGCCTTATCCGTTAAGAAACAACCCTTAACAACCCGGGGGAGGGACGGGACATCGGTGAAGAATTTGTCCAAACACCCCTGGCTGCCCTTTTTCGCTAGACCATCCGCCACTCCATTCACTTCCCTTTAGATGAGGGAAACGTGAAAGGAGCCCTGATTGTTGAGCTTCATAATCCTAGAGACCCAATATTTCCATTTCCGGGCGTAGGAGGACCTCCCTTGGATACAATCGACCACCCACTTCGAGTCAGACTCAATTAGGACATTCCCCACACCATGGGATAGGCAGAATCTCATCCCATCAAAAACAGCCCTGAGCTCTGCACCGTTGTTGGAAGAGCGCCCATACCAGCTGAtaaatgcaaaaatcagattgtcATTGTGGTCGCTACAAAGGCCTCCACCACCAGCGGGCCCAGGATTAGAGAGGGCCAACCCATCTACATTTAGCTTCCACCAGCCCTCATTCGGCCTGACCCATTTAACAATCTTGAAACATGGGGGAGGGCGAGGCAGACAATTATTTCCAAAGGCTGCATGTGTGGGAGGTGGAAAGCACGACCCTAACCACCAAATGACCCGGTTGAAAACCCCTTGGCTCGAAATGCGACGGCCGTCGAATCTAGCCCTGTTCCTGGCTTTCCAGACTTCCCACAACAAGAAGGCTGGGGCAAAATGGAGGGCAAGGGGCGTATGCTGGAGAGGAAGGTCCCGCTACCACCACCAAATGAGCCACCCCCGGATCGAGGAGTTTGGGACCAAAGACACCCCAAAGAACATGACCAAATTTCTCCAGCTGTCCGCAGCCAGACGACCAGACAGGAAAAGATGAGACGCAGATTCCCTGCCTAGCTCACACCTGCAACATTCGCACATCGAGGCTATGGGGATCCCCTTCTTTTGGATGCCGAGGTCGGTAGGCAGAGCGTGTTGCAGCAGCCTCCATAGAAAGACAGAGATTTTGGGAGGAATGTTGGTGTGCCACAACTTCCCTGCCCAGGGAATTTTCTGATTGCCCTCTTTGACCACTTCCCAAGTAGATTTGACTATGAATGCGCCTACAGGATCACAAGACCACACCTGAGAGTCGTCTAAATCAGAGGTGCAGAAACCGCTGCTGCGAATATGCTCCTGGACCCACGTAGGAAGCTCAAAAGGAGCCCCCATGATCAGCCCCTCCTTCCCCATAAAGTCGGAAACCTTCAGGTCCATCTTATCTGCCGGGATGTCAAGCGAAGGAAGCAAACCCAGAGGACCCAGCCCAAACCAGTCAGAATCCCACATATTGCAGTCACCCTGGCCCAAATCCCATTGAACGTGGCTGTCCAGAGTAGGGAAAAGGCCCGCCAACACCTTCCAAATCGGCAAAGCACCGGTAGAAACTATCATTGGGGAGAAGAAGGATCCATTACGAATGTATTTGGACTACATGAAATTTGCCTAAAGACTGCCTTCCTTCCCAAATTTGACTCCCCATGCAAGCTTGAGATGGAGTGCCTTCATGAGATCTTTCAATTTCCTTAAACCTAGCCCGCCCTCATCTTTGGGGAAACAAATGCTACTCCATTTCTTCCAATGGAGTTTCCTCGACCCTTCCCGCCAGCCCCAAAAGAAATTGGCGAACATGCCCTCCAAATCTTTCAAGACTTTCTTGGGCACCACCATGGCCGCTAAGGTATGAACAGGAATCCCGCTGAGAACATAGGCAATTAACGCTAATCTACCAGCCTGAGAAAGGATTTTGGAGCTCCACCCATGAAGTTTGGTAGCCACTTTAGCAACCAGGGGAGAAAACTGACTGCACCTTATCCTCCCTTTCACCAACGGAACTCCCAAGTAAGAAAACAGCGCAGTCGACCTCCGAAAGCTGAGGAGATGATCATGGGACCAGACCCTAGCCACAGAAAGCTTGTGGGAGCAATAGAAGGAGCTCTTCCGCTGGTTAACTTTTTGGCCTGAAGCAGCCTGGTACATGGCAATAAAAGATTTCACCGCTTTTAAGGAATTACGAGACCCATTAAGGAAGATCACCGTGTTGTCAGCATAAAGCAGATGGGAAACAGGAAGACACCCTTGCTTCAATTTGAACGGATGACACAACCCAGAAGAAACCAGCCTAGAGATCCCCCTGCCGAAAACTTCCGCCAAGAGAATGAAGAGGCTGGGTGAGAGGGGGTTCCCCTGCCGAAGACCCCTGCTGGACTTGAAGAAACCACAACTCTCCTTGTTAACCAAAATAGAGAACTAGTAGTTTTACCAAAAAGCTTCTACCAAATTCACCCAGCTAGAGGTGAACCCAAATTTCAGCAGAACTCTTTTCAGAAACCCCATTCCACTCTGTCGTACGCCTTTTCCATGTCAAGCTTCACCACCAAATTCCCTCCCCGAACTTTATGGTCGATATCTATGAAAAGCTCTTGACCTAAAGCTATGTTTCCTACAATGGAACGGCCCCTAACAAAGGCCCCTAACATACTCCTAAGTTGGATACACGGGATGGCGTGCTACATTTCGAATTTCAAATGGATTTGAAAAGTCTCTACTACAAATCTCATGTTTCAAATGGATTCTTTGTAATCCTTCTCAATACACAGCTCACTTTCCAAAGCATATATACCAGGCAATGGTTCGAGAAAACAAACATAGCGTGCAATTTGAATGGTGGTATtttcaattccatcccacttaatcccatctaattcTATGCACCAAACTCCCCCTCAATAGATTGGTACCAACACAATAAACTCTATATCAAAGAAATTATCTATCcgctcatcaaatgagccacaacatagaaaacagaGTATAGGTcacattgataaatagcaaaacatAATTTTAGTCTATTTAATTAGTGGATAAGCTGATTGTTTTATATAAAGTTACTTCCTCATGGTGGCGTCAATCTACTGAACGGATTAGATGTCCCATGCACTGTTATAAAataaatgattttataaattatattttataataaaaatataatataatatagtaaaagttttttacaaaaaaaatcttttgtggggttttgagaatagtcccacatgggaaagggaagagaagtttTCTTGGTTTATATGAAAACAGTGGAATGCTTTATTATTTGCCCACATAGTCCATGGATCATGGGACTTGCGTGTTCTAGTGCATAGTAGTGGAACACCCGCACTCGTGCTCCGGCTAGGTCTCGGTCACGGTCTCCAGCTCGGTGCGAAGGCATggacatgtgaggcagtgtggttgtagaggcgctagtggcgcattTGCACTTGAACaggagcgagacgtgtgcaacTAGGTGGGTGAGTGGTTAGTTAGAAAGGAGACTAGAGGATTGAGAGAGAAGTCCTCCACTATATATAGATAGGCTGAATATGGTTGTTGCAACAGAAGTGTAACTGTTGTGCCATTAGTGCAGAAACCAtgttgtaactgctgcatggctaacCCAACatctagaaaatggctagttactgtctcacaacagtcagcatgcaataGTGGTTATGGCTCATGCACAATAGTCAGAAAACAACTAGTTTTCTCCAACCACTTGAAAACGGTTatgggatttatttccctggaccataatcCCCAGCCACCACAGCCTATATAAACAGGGCCTGGATGAGTTTCCAaatcatctctcaacccactctagCAGACCCATATGAACTGAGACAgccactcctctcctatactccagtAACTCTAGCAAGACAGCAAGATTGAACCATTGCTTAAAGAATAGACCAGCAATGTGGTTTAGaatggttcaactgaaccagtagctgaagaacagaccagtgtagtggtctaaatcacaacttctcttctcttctcttctctttttaggaattttcttttattgtaatcTGTCAAACTATGTGTAaaagagttccattagtgggccttcatgtttgctgaacacagacccacatcaggctcgtcatatcctagaagtggttttcctgtaacctatcagcatactcaattcacttgagtaggggcaaataacgctttaaggatagcgttCTAAACGTGCTTCAACCTGTCCTTATTTCAGATCTTAGATTTTTTGGATTCCATAATTTACAGAAAAAATTATTATTCTGTAAAtctttcaacaatcttaaagtgttatttgaTGGAAGCCGACAATATATCATCCATCAAGTTAATGAATCGGTATTGATTCGTCTTGACCAGTtcaatggaaccaattttacgagatgataagacaagctgaaatttcttctgACTGCGCTGAAGATTTTCTACATCTTCGATCCTAATCTTCAGTCATTGCCTGAAGCAACTGAAGAAGACACAGTTAAACAAATACCTACCTGCATCAAACGAGTTGAAGATGAattcttgtgtcgaggacacattctgaatgcGCTCTCCGActgcctgtacgatctgtaccaatagacatcatcagcaaaggagatttgCGCCACTctagagttcaaatacaaggttgaagaagaaggtaccaacaaattTCTTATCgctaggtattttgacttcaacatggtagataacaaaccgctgctaccccaaatccaagaactacagctaatagtaaataaaatcaaagctatcaaaattgatcttcctgaatcatttcaAGTCAGGGCTATAATCACTAAACTACCACCGATGtgaaaagactatagaaagaagttgctgcataagacTAAGGACTATGCACTGGAATAAATCCAGAAACATCttcgaattgaggaagaatcccataATCACGACAAAAAAAATGACAACGGGaatgcctcgtccaaggtacatgaagtagagaacactaataacaagaattccgagaaggacgattccctgaaactcaataaaggaaaatttaagaaaaacacccaaaagaagaataGAAAGTTCAAAGgctcatgccatgtctgtggaaaaaccggGCACTATGCTCAAGTATGTCGATATTACAAatttaaaaaagaggcaagtacAGTAGAAGAAGGTGATATCATGGCCATGATCActaaggtgaataccatccaaggaaaGGTTCCCGGtttgtggtatgatactgccTCTATCGTACATGTGTCCTACGAtagatcagccttcaaaaccaATGAGGAATTAACCGATTGTCAAGAAacccaaatgggtaatgaagtctgaTCAAAGGTTGTTTGTAAAGGAATTGAAGAActaatattcacctctggaaagaaagtgattctgacaaaTATCCTatacgtcccagacatgaggcgaaacttagtttctagggaccttctgggtaaaccaggaataagggtggtgtatgagtcaggaaaactgattctgtccaTGAATGAGAACTTTGtcagaaagggatatgcttgtaacagaATGgtcaagttttctctgaatgaaattAGCACTTCTGTGTATATGGTCAAATCcgttggactgtggcatgataaactagcccatatagggtatagtaccttaaagttcatggctaagaatggtttaatctcatacataaATAATGAAACAGATAAATATGAAGTGTGCATATGATCCAAAATGATGAAAAAATCTTTTttaagtgttgaaagatcgtctcaggtattggatcttgtgcatggTGATATTTGTGAGTTAAatgacattcttactcgtggaggtaaacggtacttcataacctttattgatgattgctctaaatatgtatatgtgtacctattaaagagcaaagatgaagcattgaacatgcttaaaatatataaaggaGAAATACAGAATCaattaaataagaagataaaaattctttgTAACGATAGAgaaggagaatacttctccaatgaattcaatAACTTCAGTAAAGAACATaaactaatacatcaatgtactgcgccttacacacctcaacaaaatgaaatagctgaaagaatgaatgaaatattAGTAAAGATGGTCAACTTAATGctaataagagcaaagttgccactacgTCTATAgggtgaggcactgcttacaGCGTGTCATATACTAAATagaatttcatctaaaaaaatataaaatatctccatatgaaatacggagaggtagaaaacctaacctaggatatcttaaagtgtgggggtatCTTGCATACTGCAGAACTCTTGATCCAAAAAGAATTAAGTTAGGACCCAAaactattaagtgcgccttcgtagggtatgcacaaaataataaaacttatagacttctagatatagagtctaatataataatagaatcaagagatgttgagttctttaagAACTCACTATTCTTgtagtcaaaggataatgaagtccaaactcctgatagagaactacatagcacagctccacagatagtggaaacTCTTGTTGAACCTCTTAGGAGTCAaatgacaagaatagagaagagtctaggagatgactatatagactctcagcgcgtcatttttcatcttctagaaggagatagagaaaatgttataagaaaaatacctatagtaataactatagaagatgatcctaaaacatataaagaggttgtatcctcCAGAGACTCAagtttctggaaagaagctataaacgatgaaatggaatatataatgtcaaattaaatatgggaactagttaacttacctctaggttctagatccataggttgtaagtgaatatttagaaagaaatatcacactgatgagaccatccaaacctttaaagctcgattagtagctaaggattttagataaaaagaagggatagattattttgacacatattctcttgtacctaggataacatccattaggatattatttacgctagcttccatacatcattttcacatccaccaaatggatgtaaagaccgcatctGAATgatgacctcaatgaggaggtatagatggaacaacctgaaggattcattctaccagaaaatgaaaataaagtatttagattaatcaaatctttatatggattaaaataagcaccaaaacaatggcatgagaagttttgATTCCAAAATgatatctcatggtttcatgcataatgtagatgataaatgcatatattataAAGTAGATGATAGCTACGtgattattatttgtctgtatattgatgacatattaataataagtaataaaatggaaggtgtgactgaaacgaagaagtttttatcttccgtattcaaaatgaaggatcttggacaagttgataccatcctatGTATCAAAGTTACAAAACATTGTGGGGATTATGCTTTGTTCCAATCTCATTATAtcgagaagatactaaacaactttaaccatctaaatataaaagaagcaaaaaccccatttgatccaagtatcaagctaaaagagaatactagaagaacagttgcacaattagaatatacGAGTACTATAGGAAgttttatgtatgctatgcaatgcactagacctgatataaCATATATTGTGAGTAAACTtaataggtttactagtaaccccagtactaaaCACTgaaatgcaatcagtagagtacTTGGTTATTTAAAATCAACTAAAGACTTAAGACTATTCTATTCAGAGTTTCttaccgtattggaaggatataccgatgcgagttggatatcgagtgcaggggataaCAAGTCTACTGCAGGGTGGGTATTCACTCTGGGAGGTACAGTTGTATCTTgaggatccaaga
Proteins encoded in this window:
- the LOC131220059 gene encoding uncharacterized protein LOC131220059, with protein sequence MDGSNLQIISVCWPQVETGAGHAASQHRSYRQSESAFRMCPRHKNSSSTRLMQESCGFFKSSRGLRQGNPLSPSLFILLAEVFGRGISRLVSSGLCHPFKLKQGCLPVSHLLYADNTVIFLNGSRNSLKAVKSFIAMYQAASGQKVNQRKSSFYCSHKLSVARVWSHDHLLSFRRSTALFSYLGVPLVKGRIRCSQFSPLVAKVATKLHGWSSKILSQAGRLALIAYVLSGIPVHTLAAMVVPKKVLKDLEGMFANFFWGWREGSRKLHWKKWSSICFPKDEGGLGLRKLKDLMKALHLKLAWGVKFGKEGSL